The following coding sequences are from one Rhinoraja longicauda isolate Sanriku21f chromosome 7, sRhiLon1.1, whole genome shotgun sequence window:
- the LOC144595366 gene encoding neurite extension and migration factor-like, with the protein MESKDFSCFSRKPCDVQRIAADTSEANKVECCEFEARWRICNNKKLNKDPAMIPEAHISVFQTEDAISDQMLNFSLSGITCEEKFNGVKVDELDNTTNTHCLFTEKYNGDDALLPIPSQNWSYFESFINENKEEFLDLCTVNDFSTNLISEEDSHSFLFDAESTLNSDVCSLKIRYESFQDNIKEKNNAHQDDAQLQFFPSACCNGIKKEGKAPVKNSDCVEDERREHDISELASYELESKKCLLSGVLMDDCKDAETSLDSVCLSSAPHEDQGNWKFSKKNDDRYSSQSNYTLRAKRQIRYSDDYLYDVDSLETMKTLGKTDHATDTPKVDDDDWCPRKRKKTGKKEPPVIIKYIIVNRFKGHKNMHVKISRLDCTESQVLLTDEVVKKYKKLSPLKEFWSPVPNCNVHHNQEKNDRKLKICSDAGMSYMFFASKNKKQKTLANGTASIKVGHTLNHQKDNVIETVDSNSTVPKKIQQYDKSVYEFTDEIELKRITIRTVNKAGRLRDILEKDSYQKSRKQNIPSKKMRADAQDSKDTSSRNYFKNTNENPRVPSADVHKIQGEWNSAAGSLGNINPTSLYGIETSRELLSPALASSPGYPVTSVSDVRSPKVLGGYFRTLLDGEDFKMSSRDSRAGKQFNEDVTENSFSSPKQRQTCNSSTRCNNGESNVIPLEFEPNIQETCKTNTIHGVPQHRIINKELFSSCEVNAGNEKVNENQLDVNNITNQCGLKIYSCQNEINANLSQKLNEGTKRLFTSKDTLCILDISNFTPGKVKPTSSSDFSKECTTEIPSSVGKSDVNSMEESSQHQFPMKAPLLDECLEQFHIHSELYSTNIQTCCLKSEPTSVSSSPNAESSNQLQTSDHVSSNNYKYSKVNKAFNSFRRGHAQSNTKQWDRSTIQKYKNCKTENKAIKIENVEKTNMSPENHRFVKGEEYSSDTLYANKQSNKACKPTKGFTNKDLEMCTKMVKKGLMSSKNMKEENLNGKYKHWIAPAESNECVPSNIPRGSRLVNSDQREFEEPGNILSNIVSGMAAVKQFMMASVEPILNQREVVLPALNQYLEVQNSSKRKPKPIQLMHVGIKDIKNQPLHVSECALDNLGFDN; encoded by the coding sequence ATGGAATCTAAGGACTTTTCATGCTTCAGTAGAAAACCGTGTGATGTCCAACGGATAGCTGCAGATACCTCTGAAGCAAATAAAGTGGAATGTTGTGAATTTGAAGCCCGATGGCGAATCTGCAATAATAAGAAACTGAACAAGGATCCGGCTATGATTCCTGAAGCACATATTTcagtttttcagactgaagatgctaTTTCTGATCAAATGTTAAACTTTTCTCTCAGTGGAATAACATGTGAAGAGAAATTTAATGGTGTGAAAGTTGACGAATTAGATAATACTACCAATACGCACTGTCTCTTCACAGAAAAATATAATGGAGATGATGCATTGCTGCCTATTCCAAGCCAGAACTGGAGTTACTTTGAGTCCTTcataaatgaaaataaagaagAATTTTTAGATCTTTGCACGGTAAATGACTTTTCAACTAATTTAATAAGTGAGGAGGACAGTCACAGTTTTTTGTTTGATGCTGAATCAACACTAAATAGTGATGTCTGTTCACTGAAAATAAGATATGAATCTTTTCAGGACAAtataaaagagaaaaataatgcTCATCAAGATGATGCACAGCTTCAATTTTTTCCCAGTGCTTGTTGTAATGGAATAAAGAAAGAAGGGAAAGCTCCCGTTAAAAATTCTGATTGTGTTGAGGATGAGAGAAGGGAACATGACATTTCAGAACTTGCTTCATATGAATTAGAAAGTAAAAAGTGTCTTCTGTCAGGTGTTTTAATGGATGACTGTAAAGATGCTGAGACTTCGCTGGATTCTGTCTGTTTATCGTCAGCTCCACATGAAGATCAAGGGAATTGGAAGTTTTCAAAGAAAAATGATGATAGGTATTCAAGTCAAAGCAATTATACTTTGAGGGCTAAACGGCAGATACGTTACAGTGATGATTATTTATATGATGTTGATTCATTAGAGACCATGAAAACATTGGGGAAAACTGATCATGCTACAGACACTCCAAAGGTGGACGATGATGACTGGTGCcccagaaaaagaaagaaaactggaaaaaagGAGCCACCTGTAATTATTAAATACATAATTGTCAATCGGTTTAAAGGGCACAAAAACATGCATGTAAAAATTAGTAGATTAGATTGTACAGAGAGTCAGGTATTATTGACTGATGAGGTAGTAAAAAAATATAAAAAACTTTCACCACTTAAAGAATTTTGGTCTCCAGTTCCTAACTGTAATGTGCATCATAACCAAGAAAAAAATGATAGAAAATTAAAAATATGTTCAGATGCTGGTATGTCTTACATGTTCTTTGCttctaaaaataaaaaacaaaaaacacttgCAAATGGGACAGCATCAATTAAAGTAGGGCACACTTTGAATCACCAAAAAGACAATGTTATTGAAACAGTTGACTCAAACTCAACAGTACCCAAGAAGATACAACAGTATGATAAGTCTGTTTATGAATTTACAGATGAAATAGAATTAAAGCGCATCACTATTCGGACTGTGAATAAGGCTGGTCGGTTAAGGGACATACTCGAAAAGGATTCATATCAAAAATCAAGGAAACAAAACATACCTTCAAAGAAAATGAGAGCAGATGCTCAGGACAGCAAAGATACCAGTAgtagaaattattttaaaaatacaaatGAAAATCCTCGAGTTCCAAGTGCAGATGTGCACAAAATTCAAGGTGAATGGAATTCTGCTGCTGGTTCTTTAGGTAACATCAACCCTACCAGTTTGTATGGAATAGAAACTTCTAGGGAGTTGCTTTCTCCAGCTTTAGCCAGCAGTCCAGGCTATCCTGTTACATCTGTCTCCGATGTACGTTCTCCAAAAGTCCTTGGAGGATATTTCCGGACTCTGCTGGATGGTGAGGATTTCAAAATGTCCTCACGGGATTCTCGTGCTGGTAAGCAGTTCAATGAAGATGTAACGGAAAACTCATTTTCTTCTCCAAAGCAGAGACAAACATGCAACAGCTCCACAAGATGCAATAATGGTGAATCAAATGTCATTCCATTGGAATTTGAACCGAACATCCAGGAAACTTGCAAAACAAACACTATTCATGGTGTACCTCAACACAGAATAATAAACAAAGAGTTATTTTCCTCATGTGAAGTTAATGCTGGAAATGAAAAAGTGAATGAAAATCAATTGGATGTGAACAATATTACAAATCAATGCGGCCTGAAGATCTACAGTTGTCAAAATGAAATAAATGCCAACTTGAGTCAGAAATTGAATGAAGGAACAAAACGTCTCTTTACTTCAAAAGACACTCTCTGCATTTTAGATATTTCAAACTTTACACCTGGAAAAGTAAAACCAACATCTAGCTCTGATTTTTCAAAAGAATGTACAACAGAAATTCCCTCCTCAGTGGGAAAATCTGATGTGAATTCCATGGAGGAGTCCAGCCAACATCAATTTCCCATGAAGGCTCCACTACTAGATGAATGTTTGGAGCAATTTCATATTCACagtgaactatattctacaaatatccagacttgctgccttaaAAGTGAGCCCACATCTGTTTCTTCCTCACCAAATGCAGAATCTTCTAATCAGTTACAAACTTCTGATCATGTGAGTTCGAATAATTATAAATATTCCAAAGTTAATAAGGCATTTAATAGCTTTAGAAGAGGACACGCACAATCAAATACGAAGCAATGGGACAGAAGTACTATTCAAAAGTATAAAAATTGTAAGACTGAAAACAAAGCCATCAAAATAGAGAATGTTGAAAAGACCAATATGTCACCAGAAAACCATAGATTTGTCAAAGGTGAAGAATACTCTTCAGATACATTATATGCAAATAAACAATCCAATAAGGCCTGTAAGCCCACAAAAGGGTTTACTAATAAAGATTTAGAAATGTGTACAAAAATGGTGAAGAAAGGTTTAATGAGTTCAAAAAACATGAAGGAAGAAAATCTAAATGGAAAATATAAACACTGGATTGCTCCTGCAGAGTCCAATGAATGTGTACCAAGTAACATTCCCAGAGGAAGCAGATTAGTGAATAGTGATCAGAGAGAATTTGAGGAACCCGGAAATATCCTTTCCAACATAGTTTCTGGGATGGCAGCAGTTAAGCAATTTATGATGGCATCAGTTGAACCAATCTTAAATCAGAGAGAAGTTGTTCTCCCTGCTCTAAATCAGTATTTGGAAGTACAAAATAGTTCCAAGCGGAAACCCAAACCAATCCAGTTGATGCATGTTGGTATAAAAGATATAAAAAATCAACCACTGCATGTTTCTGAATGTGCCCTAGACAATCTGGGTTTTGATAACTGA
- the angptl5 gene encoding LOW QUALITY PROTEIN: angiopoietin-related protein 5 (The sequence of the model RefSeq protein was modified relative to this genomic sequence to represent the inferred CDS: substituted 2 bases at 2 genomic stop codons), with amino-acid sequence MRVHKMQHPLFHFPPFGHRLGKLVVCGRVRIKTQDTGEDILNSSVANFNQPTGNEISGRSHNFPTNVPNKTTNCIRQCEMPRTSKKEKYNLCRNXCATLVSYTRSTKKVIXNMMERQQQSLDHLAEEIRELMKSVHLLSSELLTTDTHRFPTRPVQSHDFDCTDIKDTVGSLSRAPSGIYIIQPEGADYPFEVFCEMDFMGGGWTVIQKRIDETIEFVRAWEEYMDGFGDLGGEFWLGLRNVFHIVNQKNVKFNLLVTFESDDETTAYASYEDFYIGDERKQFKLHLGHFTGTAGDAFRGYETQDDENGMPFSTFDRDNDGCDPQCNIQGQLVNSCSVHHNKTGWWYSQCGLANLNEVHPMTDKSLTSHIRWETWKQNGIPMKIVSFNESHAIPSTFVRIINMLLLKILSWGN; translated from the exons ATGCGTGTGCATAAGATGCAGCACCCACTCTTTCACTTCCCACCTTTTGGGCACCGTCTTGGTAAACTAGTTGTCTGTGGACGAGTCAGAATAAAAACACAG GATACTGGAGAAGACATTTTGAATAGCTCAGTAGCGAACTTCAATCAACCAACTGGAAATGAAATTAGTGGCAGAAGTCATAACTTTCCAACAAATGTTCCAAACAAGACCACAAACTGTATCAGACAATGTGAGATGCCAAGAACATCAAAAAAAGAAAAGTATAATCTGTGCA GAAATTGATGTGCAACCCTGGTTTCCTACACACGAAGCACCAAGAAAGTTATTTGAAATATGATGGAAAGGCAGCAACAATCCTTAGACCACCTAGCAGAAGAG ATAAGGGAGTTGATGAAGAGTGTACATCTTTTAAGTTCAGAGCTTCTGACAACTGACACTCATCGATTTCCTACCAGACCAGTTCAATCACATG ATTTTGACTGTACTGACATTAAGGACACAGTCGGATCTCTCTCCAGGGCACCAAGTGGAATCTACATAATTCAACCAGAGGGTGCTGATTATCCATTTGAG GTGTTCTGTGAAATGGACTTTATGGGTGGTGGCTGGACTGTGATTCAGAAACGGATTGATGAAACCATTGAATTTGTGCGAGCCTGGGAAGAATACATGGATGGCTTTGGTGATCTTGGTG GAGAATTCTGGCTGGGATTACGGAACGTTTTCCACATCGTGAATCAGAAAAatgtaaagttcaatcttcttgtgACGTTTGAATCAGATGATGAAACTACAGCTTATGCATCTTATGAGGATTTCTATATTGGTGAtgaaagaaaacaattcaagctACATTTAGGTCATTTTACTGGAACAGCTG GGGATGCATTTCGAGGATATGAAACACAGGATGATGAGAATGGAATGCCCTTCAGTACTTTTGATCGTGACAATGATGGCTGCGATCCACAATGTAATATACAAGGACAGTTGGTCAACAGCTGCAGTGTTCACCACAATAAAACTGGCTGGTGGTACAGTCAGTGTGGCCTGGCCAACTTGAATGAAGTTCATCCCATGACAGATAAGTCACTTACTTCCCATATTCGTTGGGAGACATGGAAACAAAATGGGATACCAATGAAAATAGTCAGTTTCAATGAATCTCATGCGATCCCATCCACATTTGTAAGGATAATCAATATGCTTCTGCTTAAAATCCTGTCATGGGGAAATTAA